In Anopheles cruzii unplaced genomic scaffold, idAnoCruzAS_RS32_06 scaffold00477_ctg1, whole genome shotgun sequence, the genomic window GCTCCGGTCTACGTCTATCACTTTACCTACGACGGTGACCTGAACCTGTTCAAAAAGCCACTGGGTGTCTCCATACCGGGTGCGGTACACGCGGACGAGACTTGCTACTTGTTCGATACGAAGACATTCGTGACCGAGCCAACTCTTGCTACTAGCCATGCGCTCACGGTCCGCAAGCGGATGCTACGTCTTTGGAGCAACTTTGTCAAGTATGGGTAAGTGACACGAACCGCCTTTGGCCGATTAGTTGAGGAAGTGTGTATGCATTGGTCTAACTGGTCTCTGGTTTCAGAAACCCAACTCCGGTAGTGGATCCCTTGTTGCAGAATATTGTGTGGCCACAGCTAGAGGACGGCACGATCAATGTCGTACTAAACATTGACCACGACCTGGTGCTCGGATCGAATCCCATCGCTTCTCGCTACGAATTGTGGCAGAGTTTGGAGCATCGGTACTCGAATACCAGGCAGTTcgataagttttgagcttcagTAACAGAAGGCGTTTGCCGAATTttaacgtggtcgtacaagccttgaagacgatccacgtcaaggacgtccaaaaacagtagcaacacttGAACTTGTAGGAAAAATAAAGGATAtggtattggaaaatcgtcgagtgactgaaagagatttagtagaaggCTGTGGCtgtgtaagcaatattttgactgaagtattgggtttcaggaAGCTGCGTGCACAATGcgtgccgcattcgctaaaaatggaacaaaaacacattcgacTGCAACCATCTCGGCACCAGAAGAAACAAATCCTTTAACAGCAGGACAATGCAgcctgtcacaagagcattttgacaatggcaaaagtCCATGCATTAAAGAtcgaattgttgaagcatCCACCTTGttctctagatttggcccctagtgacttccatctgtttccagtctttaaaaacatcaaacatggaaagcgtttttcgtcaaataatgttgtcataacagctgtggaagcgtattttgaagcccttccagtttttcacttcaggaaTGGAATccataaattggagtctccttggaacaagtgaACAAGTTCAGCAAGGTCAGAAAATAgcatttttcttatcaaacCGCCAAATTTATTGAGAAACCCAGTAAAACCcacgaaaaatgaaacacacgCCGGTAATAATAGGGAACGAAAATGAAGACGAAGCGAAACCGGCGATAGACCTTTGGACCCCGCAATTATGACATCGATAGAACACGCCCGCGATTAAGAGATACAGACGCATTACCCACACGAGTCCGAGGAACGTTAATGATGCGAAATAAAAATAGCTCACCGCGTagctcactctcactctcgtTCGGGACTGACCGACGAGACCGACGGACCGGCTTCCAAGTCGGCAGTACCGGTGTGTCTGCCGTAGTGTGCGGTTCAACTGGACGAAGTGAACCGTCCGTCAGCGTCCGTCATGTTCGGGGTACTGTTGGCGCTCGCGGCGACAGCCGCAGCGCTGCTCTACTACTACGCCAGTCGCAGCTTCCGCTACTGGACTGACCGTGGCATCCCGCAGCTCGAGCCAACGCTACCGTTCGGCAACATGCGGGGCATGGGCAAGGAGTTCAGCTTCaacgagctgctcgatcgtgcctaccGGCGTTTCCGCGACCAATCGCCGGTAGCCGGACTCTACTTTCTCACCAACCCGGTGCTGATCGTGAACGATCTCGATGTGGCGAAGCAGGTGCTGGTGAAAGACTTCGGCAGCTTCCACGATCGCGGGCTGTACGTGAACGAGCGGGACGATCCGCTGTCGGGCCATCTGTTCTCGATCGcgggcgaacggtggcgctATCTGCGCCACAAGCTCAGCCCAACGTTCACGTCCGGCAAGATTAAGGCCATGTTCGGGACGATCCGCACGATTGGCGTAGAGTTTTTGGCTGGCGCTGAGCAGTACATCGACCGCGGCGTGCCGATCGACATCAAGAAGCTGAGCCAGTGCTTCACCTGCGACGTGGTGGGCTCGTGTGCCTTCGGCTTGGAGTGCAACGCGCTCAAGAATGGCAACGCGAAGCTGCTCGAGGTTGGCAACAAGGTGTTCCGCCAGACACCGCTGCGCATGATGTACTCGATGGTTCTGTCGGCACTTCCGCGCCTTTCGCGTGCCCTACGCCTTCCGCTGTTCCCGCGGGACGTGTCCTCGTACTTTATGGGCGTGGTGAGTGAAACGGTGGCGCACCGTGAGCAACACGGCGTCGAACGGTCCGACTTCCTGAACCTGCTGATTCAGCTGAAAAACCGAGGCACGGTGGAGGACGGCGGTGACCACGCCACCGAGAAGCTCACCCTGGACGAGGTGTCCGCTCAggcgtttgtgtttttcttcgccggctTCGAAACGTCATCGACCACACTCTCGTTCGCGCTCTTCCTGCTCGCCAGCCACCCGGAAGTGCAGGAGCGGTGCCGGAAGGAGATTCTGGAGAAGCTGGCCCACGGCACCGACGAAGGGTTGATCACGTACGAGGCACTCAAAGAGATGACGTACGTCGACCAGGTGATCAATGGTAGGTGACCCCTGGCGAAAGGATACCGCACTGCCGCTACAAAGTGTTCCGTTTTCGATTTGGCAGAGACGCTGCGTATCTATCCGCCGGTCGGGCAATTGATGCGTGCCGTAACGCAGACGGTCCACCTCGAGGCAGCCAACTTGACGCTCAAGAAGGGTGACATGGTGATGATACCGATCTACTCGTACCACCACGATGCGGATCTGTTTCCCGAGCCGGAGTGCTTCAGGCCGGAGCGATTCGCACCGGAAGAGGCTGAGGGTCGCCATCCGCTTGCGTTCCTGCCGTTCGGCGAAGGTCCACGCAACTGCATCGGGATGCGATTCGGGCTGCTGGAGGCAAAGTTCGGGGTCGTGCAGCTGCTCAGCCGGCTACGCTTCACCGTCGATCCGCGCACCGAAGTCCCGCTGcggttggccaaaaacacCGGATTCCTCCAGGTGGACGGCGGCATTTGGTTGAATGCCACCAGGGCGTGAGCGAGCGATATAGTGTTTGCATATATAGTGCCATATAGTGATTGGATTCTAagctaccgattacttgacttgACTTAACTTCGTtatggaaattgtaaac contains:
- the LOC128276088 gene encoding probable cytochrome P450 6a14, producing MFGVLLALAATAAALLYYYASRSFRYWTDRGIPQLEPTLPFGNMRGMGKEFSFNELLDRAYRRFRDQSPVAGLYFLTNPVLIVNDLDVAKQVLVKDFGSFHDRGLYVNERDDPLSGHLFSIAGERWRYLRHKLSPTFTSGKIKAMFGTIRTIGVEFLAGAEQYIDRGVPIDIKKLSQCFTCDVVGSCAFGLECNALKNGNAKLLEVGNKVFRQTPLRMMYSMVLSALPRLSRALRLPLFPRDVSSYFMGVVSETVAHREQHGVERSDFLNLLIQLKNRGTVEDGGDHATEKLTLDEVSAQAFVFFFAGFETSSTTLSFALFLLASHPEVQERCRKEILEKLAHGTDEGLITYEALKEMTYVDQVINETLRIYPPVGQLMRAVTQTVHLEAANLTLKKGDMVMIPIYSYHHDADLFPEPECFRPERFAPEEAEGRHPLAFLPFGEGPRNCIGMRFGLLEAKFGVVQLLSRLRFTVDPRTEVPLRLAKNTGFLQVDGGIWLNATRA